One part of the Neodiprion virginianus isolate iyNeoVirg1 chromosome 3, iyNeoVirg1.1, whole genome shotgun sequence genome encodes these proteins:
- the LOC124301372 gene encoding spatacsin isoform X3 — protein sequence MTIRPNIFFSNSSVEDDPITNKSIEEIIQMPEDLKIIICTDLYFHTFQGELVEYLSSQIVWDYLLMRNKVDLILFWIDINYGVHQLNPSSKDKELYEALKHLKITDNVIDSTQQSSAASITKEVVLDYLGRYGVFTSNEAVSVKHVLTRLLNNKIVPAKFEKILSQPSCNIQNRNLLSKLNIGLYSKSYLEEDHMLDVDKKIQRFTIALERVASSSASIEEFEGCILATIDYISDDAVNYLETNPLVFLSLIFLLYRKKTAQFVESDRAPHRILGDTVMNNEGVQFGSTLMVPRDVVNSILHRFPHFERAILGKTVARDSNMYQLLNGFKNFNASRSFLWRQRTNQMPTFYNEYLVKRYGHKEKLTYINYLKQGRPNMAVRLFVYDQKKFHHDISSKMKCQASTEAHILALRNITLPEITSACVSFIEAIGVDSETLRLHLTVAKRIQDQLEISAGELLESVVYKNASDLKTLSSHLEHCFKQHLKETIEENPCELITAIKDWDLNIKFAQTHKTLLPESFLEYLVQRELCFEFLLVGQIFDYPIDQMLRLVKKLANPSIKGHLLACLDNPNLCSGDSINFVDRQLKSRDSRQFLYSKIGLRNCSSGSGSPTESGSHAPGNSMESFMCLSHDDLWMAILKCHYSQDPPGSLVQTAHCHGAPFLVVLATCYEPSAIPAYWCSWLVISTNDRSIITDYKDCLDRQIWPADRVLKLLTRLVAAGYTKTITKSLQIFMPENPLRLFAEFLTQCVNLGDFESGQEKLHTFKTACSGLVSNMNISWMDSDPSYLKNSYWIILASIKCATIALGYSFSSTVSQMEFIKVLCSSNFSADLPDAPDFGQLFTIMEILKDTEVSLNFTYLSSFDDPNLLEKEIQRCLAQLAQSDNYKVALRLCNALNINCSDVIIAEWRKEFEKTLVEDGQLVTKCWINCSKDFEKYHVSYETAAQFYVEFAEKVVSHKERFEILKLAHEILQGTSVNPNIKHGVEMAMWKSCILADPDTIDFNNAPISLNKLKTELMSGLSELQVCCELTEPGEKLAAEKLLERFLDTGHLGTALRIAKIFNYKHRDLQILMLCLSLAEGEVSPYELTAQQRLLLSTKPKLKNQWQVAYSGKGFPKVSSMSSQSQKFSEDETGDISMEVALDAANSTPEKLVKIDCIFQLERFTEILSHGIAAGRKVLLCYRLATHLGKSYQNLLTLTDPIAFLEEIVAGECDYKLEVIKDVVAAYNINNHQLAEFLSEKIESSIVRHIEGGHIDQPMTMWGYTLDGNFHIITELCSEPSLLGSKLLHTTTRLLGRFHGENRDASTLRVIVELLIKSHDCFTAACNMEGIASILRKSQQLANSLQNLKQWGLLVRLLTGVGRFTEMNYILQIIKENEQFEFLLTGRGLEKIPGLKTALLDFLKRNCPDNEDLFKLVAHHFCLYSEIASIWEQEAKEAIKKVLINARIECRNEGNLNPGDIRLRKNDITEKQLHLAMINYTHATEYYLQDQRKYENPLFDIKRRLYSGFQTHQQDSKLSLAYQCCHLAELVALQISFLNSVHQNQQVLCVLNLGSADIDRMICNDLNFSQANILIRAYNHPVDWGSVLYAQCITRTNAKYLKDFMTINELTTAIVKDSVKRYQLEKHITKEMVENMQQLISRLKDVKCKYTLASQLGFKNVIETILGDAAVSAYLKDTVWRKGYTSTAFE from the exons ATGACTATAAGGCCAAATATTT TTTTTTCTAATTCTAGCGTGGAAGATGATCCTATAACCAATAAGTCAATTGAAGAGATTATCCAGATGCCAGAAGATTTGAAGATAATCATATGTACGGATTTATACTTTCATACATTCCAAGGAGAATTGGTAGAGTATTTGTCGAGCCAAATTGTTTGGGATTATCTATTAATGAGGAATAAAGTTGACCTGATTTTATTTTGGATTGACATCAACTATGGAGTCCATCAATTGAATCCTTCATCTAAAGACAAAGAGCTGTATGAAGCACTGAAGCATTTGAAAATTACTGACAACGTGATAGACTCCACTCAGCAGTCAAGCGCTGCCAGTATCACCAAAGAAGTAGTCCTAGATTACTTGGGCAG gTATGGGGTTTTCACATCCAATGAAGCTGTAAGTGTTAAACACGTGCTGACTAGATTATTAAACAATAAAATAGTTCCAGCAAAATTCGAGAAGATACTCAGTCAGCCTAGCTGTAATATACAAAACAGGAATCTGCTGTCCAAGTTGAATATTGGACTCTATTCAAAATCTTATTTGGAGGAGGACCATATGCTTgatgttgacaaaaaaatacagaGGTTTACCATTGCCCTGGAACGTGTTGCATCTAGCTCTGCGAGTATTGAAGAGTTTGAGGGATGCATTTTGGCGACGATTGATTACATTTCTGACGACGCAGTTAACTATCTTGAGACAAATCCTTTGGTTTTTTTGAGTCTGATATTTTTACTGTATCGAAAGAAAACTGCACAGTTTGTTGAGAGTGACAGAGCTCCCCATCGAATTCTGGGTGATACTGTTATGAATAACGAAGGTGTTCAGTTCGGTAGTACTCTCATGGTTCCTAGAGACGTTGTGAACAGCATTTTGCACCGCTTTCCACACTTTGAAAGAGCCATTCTGGGGAAAACTGTTGCACGAGATTCAAACATGTACCAGCTTTTGAACGGTTTCAAGAACTTTAATGCCTCGCGAAGCTTTCTGTGGCGCCAAAGAACTAACCAAATGCCCACGTTTTATAATGAGTACCTGGTCAAAAGATACGGACATAAAGAGAAGCTGACTTATATTAATTATCTGAAACAAGGAAGACCGAACATGGCTGTGCGACTTTTTGTCTATGACcaaaagaaatttcaccatGACATATCTTCAAAAAT GAAATGTCAGGCATCAACCGAAGCTCACATTCTTGCTCTGCGGAATATTACCTTACCAGAAATTACCTCAGCTTGCGTTTCATTCATTGAAGCAATCGGCGTCGATTCGGAGACTCTAAGGCTGCATCTCACTGTTGCTAAACGCATTCAGGATCAACTGGAAATTTCTGCTG GTGAACTATTAGAGTCAGTTGTCTACAAGAATGCATCAGACTTGAAAACTTTATCATCACATCTGGAACATTGCTTCAAGCAGCATCTAAAAGAAACTATTGAAGAAAATCCGTGTGAACTGATTACTGCCATCAAGGATTGGGACTTGAACATTAAGTTTGCTCAAACTCATAAAACTTTGCTGCCAGAATCATTTCTTGAATATTTAGTCCAGCGAGAGTTATGCTTCGAATTTCTTCTTGTTGGACAGATATTTGATTACCCCATAGATCAG ATGTTAAGACTCGTCAAAAAGTTAGCAAACCCTAGCATCAAGGGTCACCTGCTGGCATGTCTCGATAACCCAAATCTGTGCAGTGGAGACTCAATCAATTTTGTGGATCGTCAGTTGAAAAGTCGTGATTCAAGGCAATTCTTGTACTCAAAAATTGGTCTGAGAAATTGC AGTTCTGGCAGCGGAAGTCCAACAGAGTCTGGATCTCATGCTCCTGGGAATTCGATGGAAAGCTTCATGTGCTTGTCCCACGATGATCTGTGGATGGCAATTCTCAAGTGTCACTATAGTCAAGATCCACCTGGATCATTGGTGCAGACAGCACACTGCCATGGAGCACCGTTTTTGGTTGTTCTGGCAACTTGTTACGAG CCATCAGCGATTCCAGCATATTGGTGTTCCTGGCTTGTAATATCAACTAACGACCGCTCAATCATTACCGATTACAAAGATTGCCTGGATCGCCAAATTTGGCCTGCCGATAGGGTGCTGAAGTTGTTGACACGGCTAGTTGCTGCTGGTTACACCAAAACTATCACCAAAAGCTTACAAATATTCATGCCG GAAAATCCACTGCGTCTCTTCGCTGAGTTTTTGACGCAATGCGTTAATCTAGGGGACTTTGAATCTGGTCAGGAAAAGCTGCATACGTTCAAAACTGCTTGCTCTGGTCTTGTGAGCAACATGAACATCAGTTGGATGGACTCAGATCCATCCTACTTGAAGAATTCATACTGGATAATTCTTGCTAGTATTAAATGTGCAACGATCGCTCTGGGTTATAGTTTTTCCAGCACTGTTTCGCAGATGGAGTTTATCAAGGTGCTGTGCTCGTCTAACTTCAGTGCTGACCTGCCAG ATGCTCCAGACTTTGGACAGCTGTTCACGATCATGGAGATTCTTAAGGATACTGAAGTTAGCTTGAACTTTACATACCTATCTTCTTTCGACGATCCGAACTTGCTTGAAAAGGAGATACAAAGGTGCTTAGCTCAGTTAGCACAGAGCGACAATTACAAAGTTGCTCTGCGACTTTGCAATGCATTGAATATTAATTGTTCGGACGTAATAATAGCCGAA TGGCGGAAGGAATTTGAAAAGACTCTCGTCGAGGATGGACAGTTGGTAACAAAGTGCTGGATCAATTGTTCCAAGGACTTTGAAAAGTACCATGTCAGTTATGAAACAGCTGCTCAATTTTATGTCGAATTTGCCGAGAAAGTTGTTTCACACAAAGAACG ATTTGAGATACTAAAGCTGGCACATGAAATTCTGCAAGGAACTTCTGTAAATCCGAATATCAAACATGGCGTAGAAATGGCGATGTGGAAGTCCTGCATTCTGGCTGATCCTGACACCATCGATTTCAACAATGCGCCAATTTCACTGAATAAGTTGAAAACTGAACTCATGTCTGGCCTGTCGGAACTTCAAGTCTGTTGTGAACTGACAGAGCCTGGTGAAAAGCTAGCTGCGGAAAAATTGCTCGAGCGATTTCTTGATACTGGACATTTGGGTACAGCCCTAAGAATAGCGAAGATTTTTAACTATAAACATAGG gatttacaaattttgatgCTGTGTCTCAGCTTAGCCGAAGGAGAGGTCAGTCCCTATGAGTTAACAGCACAGCAACGATTGTTGCTATCGACAAAACCGAAACTCAAGAACCAGTGGCAAGTTGCGTACAGCGGCAAAGGATTTCCCAAAGTTTCATCAATGAGTTCAC AGAGCCAAAAGTTTTCGGAAGACGAGACTGGCGATATATCGATGGAGGTTGCATTAGATGCGGCGAATTCTACCCCAGAAAAGCTGGTCAAGATAGACTGCATATTTCAGCTTGAAAGATTCACTGAAATTCTCTCCCATGGTATTGCTGCTGGAAGAAAAGTTCTGTTATGCTACAGACTGGCGACTCATCTGGGAAAAAGTTATCAGAATCTTTTAACTTTGACTGACCCAATTGCATTTCTTGAGGAAATAGTCGCTGGTGAATGTGATTACAAGCTCGAAGTGATTAAGGATGTTGTGGCTGCTTATAACATCAACAATCATCAGTTAGCCGAgtttttatctgaaaaaattgagagcTCGATTGTCAGACACATTGAAG GAGGCCACATCGACCAGCCGATGACCATGTGGGGATACACTTTGGATGGGAATTTCCACATAATCACAGAATTATGCAGTGAGCCTTCCTTGCTCGGTTCAAAGCTGCTTCACACTACTACGAGGCTGCTGGGACGTTTTCATGGAGAGAATCGTGATG CCAGTACCCTCAGAGTGATCGTTGAGCTTCTCATAAAGTCTCATGATTGTTTTACCGCGGCCTGCAACATGGAGGGAATAGCATCGATCCTGAGGAAATCTCAGCAGTTAGCTAACTCCCTTCAAAATCTTAAGCAATGGGGATTGTTG GTACGGCTATTGACAGGTGTTGGTCGCTTTACTGAGATGAACTACATCCTGCagataataaaagaaaatgagcAGTTTGAGTTCTTGTTGACTGGAAGAGGTCTTGAGAAA ATTCCGGGACTAAAAACGGCTCTTTTAGATTTCTTGAAGCGAAATTGCCCGGATAACGAGGATCTGTTTAAACTTGTTGCGCACCACTTTTGTCTCTACTCCGAAATTGCCTCAATATGGGAGCAAGAAGCAAAGGAAGCGATTAAGAAGGTCCTGATAAATGCAAGGATCGAATGTAGAAATGAGGGAAATCTCAACCCCGGAGATATTAGACTAAGAAAAAACGACATAACGGAGAAACAGCTGCATCTTGCAATGATCAATTACACCCATGCGACAGAATACTATTTGCAG GATCAGCGTAAGTATGAGAACCCGCTATTCGACATCAAACGGCGATTATATTCAGGGTTTCAAACCCACCAA CAGGACAGTAAGCTTTCGCTTGCGTACCAGTGTTGTCATCTTGCTGAGTTGGTGGCACTCCAAATATCCTTTCTTAACTCTGTGCATCAGAATCAACAAGTTCTTTGCGTCCTGAATTTGGGGAGCGCTGACATTGACAGGATGATCTGTaacgatttaaatttttcacaagcTAACATTCTTATTCGCGCCTATAATCATCCAGTTGACTGGGGAAGCGTACTGTATGCTCAGTGCATCACACGAACCAACGCAAAGTATCTAAAAGACTTTATGACAATCAACGAGCTCACCACCGCCATTGTCAAAGATTCTGTTAAAAG GTATCAGTTGGAGAAACATATAACCAAGGAAATGGTAGAGAACATGCAACAGCTGATATCAAGGTTGAAAGACGTGAAGTGCAAATATACTCTGGCTAGTCAGCTGGGATTTAAAAATGTGATAGAAACTATACTGGGAGATGCCGCGGTCAGTGCTTATCTGAAAGATACAGTATGGAGGAAGGGATATACGAGCACAGCCTTTGAGTAG
- the LOC124301372 gene encoding spatacsin isoform X2 produces MDTVGGIPVECLTGELAGVWSGWRILGDREIVREASAKGTHINLAIKCLATRRNCPLTEAEAYFYREVDVWVKELLDKQQVFRATHILKNAGKNPKEYINVICINSRDQKLRDYLVQHLRKIDGLQASELKAWQLFNIMNDYKAKYFVEDDPITNKSIEEIIQMPEDLKIIICTDLYFHTFQGELVEYLSSQIVWDYLLMRNKVDLILFWIDINYGVHQLNPSSKDKELYEALKHLKITDNVIDSTQQSSAASITKEVVLDYLGRYGVFTSNEAVSVKHVLTRLLNNKIVPAKFEKILSQPSCNIQNRNLLSKLNIGLYSKSYLEEDHMLDVDKKIQRFTIALERVASSSASIEEFEGCILATIDYISDDAVNYLETNPLVFLSLIFLLYRKKTAQFVESDRAPHRILGDTVMNNEGVQFGSTLMVPRDVVNSILHRFPHFERAILGKTVARDSNMYQLLNGFKNFNASRSFLWRQRTNQMPTFYNEYLVKRYGHKEKLTYINYLKQGRPNMAVRLFVYDQKKFHHDISSKMKCQASTEAHILALRNITLPEITSACVSFIEAIGVDSETLRLHLTVAKRIQDQLEISAGELLESVVYKNASDLKTLSSHLEHCFKQHLKETIEENPCELITAIKDWDLNIKFAQTHKTLLPESFLEYLVQRELCFEFLLVGQIFDYPIDQMLRLVKKLANPSIKGHLLACLDNPNLCSGDSINFVDRQLKSRDSRQFLYSKIGLRNCSSGSGSPTESGSHAPGNSMESFMCLSHDDLWMAILKCHYSQDPPGSLVQTAHCHGAPFLVVLATCYEPSAIPAYWCSWLVISTNDRSIITDYKDCLDRQIWPADRVLKLLTRLVAAGYTKTITKSLQIFMPENPLRLFAEFLTQCVNLGDFESGQEKLHTFKTACSGLVSNMNISWMDSDPSYLKNSYWIILASIKCATIALGYSFSSTVSQMEFIKVLCSSNFSADLPDAPDFGQLFTIMEILKDTEVSLNFTYLSSFDDPNLLEKEIQRCLAQLAQSDNYKVALRLCNALNINCSDVIIAEWRKEFEKTLVEDGQLVTKCWINCSKDFEKYHVSYETAAQFYVEFAEKVVSHKERFEILKLAHEILQGTSVNPNIKHGVEMAMWKSCILADPDTIDFNNAPISLNKLKTELMSGLSELQVCCELTEPGEKLAAEKLLERFLDTGHLGTALRIAKIFNYKHRDLQILMLCLSLAEGEVSPYELTAQQRLLLSTKPKLKNQWQVAYSGKGFPKVSSMSSQSQKFSEDETGDISMEVALDAANSTPEKLVKIDCIFQLERFTEILSHGIAAGRKVLLCYRLATHLGKSYQNLLTLTDPIAFLEEIVAGECDYKLEVIKDVVAAYNINNHQLAEFLSEKIESSIVRHIEGGHIDQPMTMWGYTLDGNFHIITELCSEPSLLGSKLLHTTTRLLGRFHGENRDASTLRVIVELLIKSHDCFTAACNMEGIASILRKSQQLANSLQNLKQWGLLVRLLTGVGRFTEMNYILQIIKENEQFEFLLTGRGLEKIPGLKTALLDFLKRNCPDNEDLFKLVAHHFCLYSEIASIWEQEAKEAIKKVLINARIECRNEGNLNPGDIRLRKNDITEKQLHLAMINYTHATEYYLQDQRKYENPLFDIKRRLYSGFQTHQDSKLSLAYQCCHLAELVALQISFLNSVHQNQQVLCVLNLGSADIDRMICNDLNFSQANILIRAYNHPVDWGSVLYAQCITRTNAKYLKDFMTINELTTAIVKDSVKRYQLEKHITKEMVENMQQLISRLKDVKCKYTLASQLGFKNVIETILGDAAVSAYLKDTVWRKGYTSTAFE; encoded by the exons ATGGATACTGTGGGCGGTATTCCAGTTGAGTGTCTAACGGGTGAATTGGCAGGTGTTTGGTCAGGTTGGCGTATACTGGGGGACCGTGAGATAGTCAGAGAAGCATCGGCAAAAGGGACGCACATTAATTTGGCCATAAAATGTCTTGCGACAAGGAGAAACTGCCCACTTACAGAGGCAGAAGCTTATTTTTATCGCGAAGTCGACGTTTGGGTAAAGGAGCTGCTTGACAAACAGCAAGTCTTCAGAGCCACCCACATACTAAAAAATGCG GGAAAAAATCCCAAGGAATACATCAACGTCATTTGCATCAATAGCAGAGATCAGAAACTGCGCGATTACTTGGTACAACATTTGAGGAAAATAGACGGGCTCCAGGCATCAGAATTAAAAGCGTGGCAGCTTTTTAACATCATGAATGACTATAAGGCCAAATATTT CGTGGAAGATGATCCTATAACCAATAAGTCAATTGAAGAGATTATCCAGATGCCAGAAGATTTGAAGATAATCATATGTACGGATTTATACTTTCATACATTCCAAGGAGAATTGGTAGAGTATTTGTCGAGCCAAATTGTTTGGGATTATCTATTAATGAGGAATAAAGTTGACCTGATTTTATTTTGGATTGACATCAACTATGGAGTCCATCAATTGAATCCTTCATCTAAAGACAAAGAGCTGTATGAAGCACTGAAGCATTTGAAAATTACTGACAACGTGATAGACTCCACTCAGCAGTCAAGCGCTGCCAGTATCACCAAAGAAGTAGTCCTAGATTACTTGGGCAG gTATGGGGTTTTCACATCCAATGAAGCTGTAAGTGTTAAACACGTGCTGACTAGATTATTAAACAATAAAATAGTTCCAGCAAAATTCGAGAAGATACTCAGTCAGCCTAGCTGTAATATACAAAACAGGAATCTGCTGTCCAAGTTGAATATTGGACTCTATTCAAAATCTTATTTGGAGGAGGACCATATGCTTgatgttgacaaaaaaatacagaGGTTTACCATTGCCCTGGAACGTGTTGCATCTAGCTCTGCGAGTATTGAAGAGTTTGAGGGATGCATTTTGGCGACGATTGATTACATTTCTGACGACGCAGTTAACTATCTTGAGACAAATCCTTTGGTTTTTTTGAGTCTGATATTTTTACTGTATCGAAAGAAAACTGCACAGTTTGTTGAGAGTGACAGAGCTCCCCATCGAATTCTGGGTGATACTGTTATGAATAACGAAGGTGTTCAGTTCGGTAGTACTCTCATGGTTCCTAGAGACGTTGTGAACAGCATTTTGCACCGCTTTCCACACTTTGAAAGAGCCATTCTGGGGAAAACTGTTGCACGAGATTCAAACATGTACCAGCTTTTGAACGGTTTCAAGAACTTTAATGCCTCGCGAAGCTTTCTGTGGCGCCAAAGAACTAACCAAATGCCCACGTTTTATAATGAGTACCTGGTCAAAAGATACGGACATAAAGAGAAGCTGACTTATATTAATTATCTGAAACAAGGAAGACCGAACATGGCTGTGCGACTTTTTGTCTATGACcaaaagaaatttcaccatGACATATCTTCAAAAAT GAAATGTCAGGCATCAACCGAAGCTCACATTCTTGCTCTGCGGAATATTACCTTACCAGAAATTACCTCAGCTTGCGTTTCATTCATTGAAGCAATCGGCGTCGATTCGGAGACTCTAAGGCTGCATCTCACTGTTGCTAAACGCATTCAGGATCAACTGGAAATTTCTGCTG GTGAACTATTAGAGTCAGTTGTCTACAAGAATGCATCAGACTTGAAAACTTTATCATCACATCTGGAACATTGCTTCAAGCAGCATCTAAAAGAAACTATTGAAGAAAATCCGTGTGAACTGATTACTGCCATCAAGGATTGGGACTTGAACATTAAGTTTGCTCAAACTCATAAAACTTTGCTGCCAGAATCATTTCTTGAATATTTAGTCCAGCGAGAGTTATGCTTCGAATTTCTTCTTGTTGGACAGATATTTGATTACCCCATAGATCAG ATGTTAAGACTCGTCAAAAAGTTAGCAAACCCTAGCATCAAGGGTCACCTGCTGGCATGTCTCGATAACCCAAATCTGTGCAGTGGAGACTCAATCAATTTTGTGGATCGTCAGTTGAAAAGTCGTGATTCAAGGCAATTCTTGTACTCAAAAATTGGTCTGAGAAATTGC AGTTCTGGCAGCGGAAGTCCAACAGAGTCTGGATCTCATGCTCCTGGGAATTCGATGGAAAGCTTCATGTGCTTGTCCCACGATGATCTGTGGATGGCAATTCTCAAGTGTCACTATAGTCAAGATCCACCTGGATCATTGGTGCAGACAGCACACTGCCATGGAGCACCGTTTTTGGTTGTTCTGGCAACTTGTTACGAG CCATCAGCGATTCCAGCATATTGGTGTTCCTGGCTTGTAATATCAACTAACGACCGCTCAATCATTACCGATTACAAAGATTGCCTGGATCGCCAAATTTGGCCTGCCGATAGGGTGCTGAAGTTGTTGACACGGCTAGTTGCTGCTGGTTACACCAAAACTATCACCAAAAGCTTACAAATATTCATGCCG GAAAATCCACTGCGTCTCTTCGCTGAGTTTTTGACGCAATGCGTTAATCTAGGGGACTTTGAATCTGGTCAGGAAAAGCTGCATACGTTCAAAACTGCTTGCTCTGGTCTTGTGAGCAACATGAACATCAGTTGGATGGACTCAGATCCATCCTACTTGAAGAATTCATACTGGATAATTCTTGCTAGTATTAAATGTGCAACGATCGCTCTGGGTTATAGTTTTTCCAGCACTGTTTCGCAGATGGAGTTTATCAAGGTGCTGTGCTCGTCTAACTTCAGTGCTGACCTGCCAG ATGCTCCAGACTTTGGACAGCTGTTCACGATCATGGAGATTCTTAAGGATACTGAAGTTAGCTTGAACTTTACATACCTATCTTCTTTCGACGATCCGAACTTGCTTGAAAAGGAGATACAAAGGTGCTTAGCTCAGTTAGCACAGAGCGACAATTACAAAGTTGCTCTGCGACTTTGCAATGCATTGAATATTAATTGTTCGGACGTAATAATAGCCGAA TGGCGGAAGGAATTTGAAAAGACTCTCGTCGAGGATGGACAGTTGGTAACAAAGTGCTGGATCAATTGTTCCAAGGACTTTGAAAAGTACCATGTCAGTTATGAAACAGCTGCTCAATTTTATGTCGAATTTGCCGAGAAAGTTGTTTCACACAAAGAACG ATTTGAGATACTAAAGCTGGCACATGAAATTCTGCAAGGAACTTCTGTAAATCCGAATATCAAACATGGCGTAGAAATGGCGATGTGGAAGTCCTGCATTCTGGCTGATCCTGACACCATCGATTTCAACAATGCGCCAATTTCACTGAATAAGTTGAAAACTGAACTCATGTCTGGCCTGTCGGAACTTCAAGTCTGTTGTGAACTGACAGAGCCTGGTGAAAAGCTAGCTGCGGAAAAATTGCTCGAGCGATTTCTTGATACTGGACATTTGGGTACAGCCCTAAGAATAGCGAAGATTTTTAACTATAAACATAGG gatttacaaattttgatgCTGTGTCTCAGCTTAGCCGAAGGAGAGGTCAGTCCCTATGAGTTAACAGCACAGCAACGATTGTTGCTATCGACAAAACCGAAACTCAAGAACCAGTGGCAAGTTGCGTACAGCGGCAAAGGATTTCCCAAAGTTTCATCAATGAGTTCAC AGAGCCAAAAGTTTTCGGAAGACGAGACTGGCGATATATCGATGGAGGTTGCATTAGATGCGGCGAATTCTACCCCAGAAAAGCTGGTCAAGATAGACTGCATATTTCAGCTTGAAAGATTCACTGAAATTCTCTCCCATGGTATTGCTGCTGGAAGAAAAGTTCTGTTATGCTACAGACTGGCGACTCATCTGGGAAAAAGTTATCAGAATCTTTTAACTTTGACTGACCCAATTGCATTTCTTGAGGAAATAGTCGCTGGTGAATGTGATTACAAGCTCGAAGTGATTAAGGATGTTGTGGCTGCTTATAACATCAACAATCATCAGTTAGCCGAgtttttatctgaaaaaattgagagcTCGATTGTCAGACACATTGAAG GAGGCCACATCGACCAGCCGATGACCATGTGGGGATACACTTTGGATGGGAATTTCCACATAATCACAGAATTATGCAGTGAGCCTTCCTTGCTCGGTTCAAAGCTGCTTCACACTACTACGAGGCTGCTGGGACGTTTTCATGGAGAGAATCGTGATG CCAGTACCCTCAGAGTGATCGTTGAGCTTCTCATAAAGTCTCATGATTGTTTTACCGCGGCCTGCAACATGGAGGGAATAGCATCGATCCTGAGGAAATCTCAGCAGTTAGCTAACTCCCTTCAAAATCTTAAGCAATGGGGATTGTTG GTACGGCTATTGACAGGTGTTGGTCGCTTTACTGAGATGAACTACATCCTGCagataataaaagaaaatgagcAGTTTGAGTTCTTGTTGACTGGAAGAGGTCTTGAGAAA ATTCCGGGACTAAAAACGGCTCTTTTAGATTTCTTGAAGCGAAATTGCCCGGATAACGAGGATCTGTTTAAACTTGTTGCGCACCACTTTTGTCTCTACTCCGAAATTGCCTCAATATGGGAGCAAGAAGCAAAGGAAGCGATTAAGAAGGTCCTGATAAATGCAAGGATCGAATGTAGAAATGAGGGAAATCTCAACCCCGGAGATATTAGACTAAGAAAAAACGACATAACGGAGAAACAGCTGCATCTTGCAATGATCAATTACACCCATGCGACAGAATACTATTTGCAG GATCAGCGTAAGTATGAGAACCCGCTATTCGACATCAAACGGCGATTATATTCAGGGTTTCAAACCCACCAA GACAGTAAGCTTTCGCTTGCGTACCAGTGTTGTCATCTTGCTGAGTTGGTGGCACTCCAAATATCCTTTCTTAACTCTGTGCATCAGAATCAACAAGTTCTTTGCGTCCTGAATTTGGGGAGCGCTGACATTGACAGGATGATCTGTaacgatttaaatttttcacaagcTAACATTCTTATTCGCGCCTATAATCATCCAGTTGACTGGGGAAGCGTACTGTATGCTCAGTGCATCACACGAACCAACGCAAAGTATCTAAAAGACTTTATGACAATCAACGAGCTCACCACCGCCATTGTCAAAGATTCTGTTAAAAG GTATCAGTTGGAGAAACATATAACCAAGGAAATGGTAGAGAACATGCAACAGCTGATATCAAGGTTGAAAGACGTGAAGTGCAAATATACTCTGGCTAGTCAGCTGGGATTTAAAAATGTGATAGAAACTATACTGGGAGATGCCGCGGTCAGTGCTTATCTGAAAGATACAGTATGGAGGAAGGGATATACGAGCACAGCCTTTGAGTAG